The segment GTACTGGGAAGTCTCCAATCGAACCCTTGTTTCGACAGTCACTGACGTTCACCATCGCGCTCAATGAGTATCGGCTCCCACTCGGAGGAATAGATACATTAATTGGAGGACTGATACGTTATTCGTAGTGTTGCATGGCGAACAGAGATGATGTCACGAGAGAGTTAGCGAGATGTACGGAATGTGGATCGGTGTATGCAGCGCGACAGTGGCCGGGCGGTACTATCCAGCCCATCGGAGCGGGCAACTGCGATTGTGGATCTACGAACTTCGTTCTCGTCACCGACGCCGGTGAGGACCCCTCCACAGGGGGAGTCAACGCGGAGTAGTCAGTAGATCAGCTCGTCGTCGTTTTCGACCATGTACAGCGTTCGTGCGGCGATATTGACCGCGTGATCCCCGACGCGCTCAAGATCCCGAATCGTCAACAGAAGCCGCGACACGTCCTGTAGGATCAACTCGACTTCGTCGGGAGAGTCGAGTTCGCGCTCGATCAGGTCGCGAACGACGATGCTGCTGGCTCGCTCTGCAAAGTTGTCGACGTCGTCGTCGTCGACTGCGAGCCTCCGGCACGCGTCGACGTCCTCGCGTTCGTACGCACTCATCGCCTCGGACACCATCTCGAGTGTCATCTCGCCCATCGCCTGAACGTCGACGTCCGGAAAGAGGTCCCGCTCCGCTTCGAGCGTGTACTCTCCGAGGTTGACCGCGAGATCACCGATCCGCTCTAAATCGGTGATGATCTTGAACGACGCGGCGATGAACCGAAGATCGCTCGCGACGGGTTGCTGGAGTGCGAGTAGATCGATACAGTCCTGCTCCAGATCGAGGTACATCCGGTTGATTTCGCCGTCGCCGGTGATGACCTCGTTGGCCAGATCGTCGTCCTTTTGCTCGAGAGCGTCGAGTCCCATGCGGAGTCGCTCGAGGACGACTTCGCTCATGTAGAGGATGTCCTCGCGTAGCTCCGCGAGTTTGTCCTGATACGATTGTCGAGCCATAGTTCAGCCACCCGTGCGTGCGGGGATATAGTTTTTGCACCCCGCTGTCTGAAACGGAACCTTGTACCCCGGCGTATGAATCAGAACCGGGAGTTCGACCCACCTATCCGAAGTTTTCGATCAGCGCGTCGTCGGCGTCACCGCCGGCCCCATCGATCACGTCGGCAACGAACGTGACGAAGTCGTCGAACCCGAACGCGTAGAGCCGTCCCTCCTCGAGATGCGCCTCGAGTGCATCCGCTAGATCCCCGTCCGCGTCTTCTTCGAGAACGAGTACCGACGCCCCATCGTCTGCAAGCGCCTCGAGGCGGTCGAGGTGTGCTGGCTCGTCGTCCTGATAAATGACGACGGCGGCGTGGCTGGCCTCTCGAGCGGCTTCTGCGATCGAAATCGCGGGGCCAACGCCCGGTCCTCCCGCCACGGCGACGACGTCTTCGTCGCGTTCGTAGGTGATCGTCCCGAACGGACCCTCGAGGTGAACCGTCTCGCCACCATCGAGGTCGGCAAGCCACGGCGAGAGATCGCCGTCCGGGTCGATTCCGACCGTGATCTCGAAGCTGTCGGTCACCGACGGCGACGACAGCGTGTAGTGTCGACTGATCTCTTCACCCGTGGGTGCGGCCCGGAGCAACACGAACTGACCGGGCGCGGCCGCGAACTCCTCGGGCGTCTCGAGTTCGATTGCGATCGTATCCGGGCCGACGTCCGCTACTGACTCGACGGTGACTGGCGTCCCCTCCATATCAGCGGGTTTGTGGCCGGACTGAAAAGGGGTTTCGTTCCCGGCGACGGTTCCACTGAACGGGCGATTCGACGACGGGCGCTTCGACCGGGCCGATACGGTGCTCTCTCGAACCGTTATCGTTCGATCGATGATCCGGGGTCGTCGGCGAGTGCGTGGAATCGGGGCGATCGAACAGGGAGTCGCCTACGAACCGCTATCCTCTTTGTGATTTCTGTTCGAAGATGAGTGTATTTTGGTCGAAGCGGAGAGGTGGAACCTCTCGCTCGGTATCTCGAGTTACGGTATACGGTTCATAACTATAAACCAAACTCACATTCAGTTGGAAACCAGTTAGCTAGCACGACGGTATCTCGATTGGGGTTTCAGAAGCCTTTTCATTTACTGGGGGCAAGTTCGCCATAACATGGCTGAGGATCTCAACTGGGCGATCGGAGGCGAAGCCGGAGACGGTATCGACTCCACTGGAAAGATTTTCGCTCAGGCACTTTCCCGGGCCGGACGGCACGTATTCACCTCGAAAGATTTCGCCTCACGAATCCGCGGTGGATACACCGCCTACAAGATTCGTACTTCCGTCGACGACGTTCAAAGCGTTGTCGACAGGCTCGATATTCTGGTCGCACTCACCCAGCGGACGATCGACGAAAACCTGGACGAACTCCACGAAGGAAGCGCAGTCATCTACGACGGCGAACGGTCCTGGGAGGCCGACGTCCCGGACGAGGTGACTGCCGTCGACGTTCCGCTCAAGTCGCTTGCCGAAGACGCGGGCGGTGCGATCATGCGAAACGTCGTCGCCCTCGGTGCCGCGTGTGAAATCACCGGTTTCGACGTCGGATATCTGGACGAGTCGCTCGAGAAGCGATTCGGCGGCAAAGGCTCGAAGATCGTCGAGAACAACAAGGATGCGGCCCGACTGGGCCAGGAGTACGTCCAGGAGAACTACGATCTCTCGCATCTGGGCTACGACCTCGAGACGACGGACAACGATTACGTCCTGTTGAACGGCGACGAGGCGATCGGAATGGGCGCACTTGCGGCCGGCTGTCGCTTCTACGCCGGGTATCCGATCACGCCTGCGACGAACGTCATGGAGTACCTGACGGGACGGATCGAGGAGTACGGCGGGCACGTCGTTCAGGCGGAAGACGAACTCTCCGCGATCAATATGGCCCTGGGCGGGGCTCGAGCGGGTGCACGCTCGATGACGGCGACTTCCGGGCCGGGTATCGACCTGATGACCGAAACGTTCGGACTCGTTGCTACCAGCGAGACGCCGCTCGTTATCGTCGACGTCATGCGCTCCGGTCCCTCGACCGGGATGCCGACGAAACAGGAGCAGGGTGACCTGAACATGACGCTCTACGGCGGTCACGGCGAGATTCCACGCTTCGTCGTCGCACCGACGACGATCGCTGAGTGTTTCTGGAAGACCGTCGAGGCGTTCAACTACGCCGAGAAGTATCAGACGCCGGTGTACGTCGTCTCGGACCTCGCGCTTGCAGTAACCGAACAGACGTTCCCACCGGAAGCCTTCGATATGGACGAGGTCGAAATCGACCGCGGGAAGCTCGTCGACGAAGACGAGGTTGACGAGTGGCTCGACGCGCAGGATCGGTTCCGCGCTCACGCCGTCACCGACGACGGAATCAGCCCGCGTGCGATTCCCGGGACGACCGACGGCGCACACATGTCCACCGGCCTCGAGCACGACGAACTCGGCCGTCGAACCGAGGACGAGGGCGAACGCGTCAGACAGGTCGACAAGCGAAACCGCAAGGTCGAAACGGCCAAAAACGAGGAGAACTGGGACTACCGCGAGTTCGGAGATCCGGACGCGGACAACCTCGTCATCTCGTGGGGGTCGAACGAGGGTGCGCTGGTCGAAGCGCTCGACTACCTAGAGGAGGACGGCATCGACGTGCGCGTGATCTCGGTTCCGTACATCTTCCCGCGACCGGATCTCACCGGTGAGATCGAGGCGGCCGACGAGACGATCGTCGTCGAGTGTAACGCGACCGGCCAGTTCGCAGACGTGATCGAACACGACGTCCTTACCCGCGTGAAACGCATCAACAAGTATACCGGCGTCCGCTTCAAAGCGGACGAACTCGCGACAGAGATTACCGACAAACTCTCCGAAGAGGTGCCAGCACAATGAGCTCCGACGTCAGATTCACCGACTTCAAGTCCGACAAACAGCCGACCTGGTGTCCCGGATGCGGCGATTTCGGGACGATGAACGGGATGATGAAAGGCCTCGCTGAAACCGGCAACGATCCCGACAATACGTTCGTCGTCGCCGGCATCGGCTGTTCCGGGAAGATCGGGACCTACATGCACAGCTACGCCCTTCACGGGGTCCACGGCCGCGCGCTTCCCGTCGGAACCGGCGTCAAGATGGCCCGACCCGATCTCGAGGTTATGGTCGCCGGTGGTGACGGTGACGGTTACTCGATCGGTGCCGGTCATTTCGTCCACGCCGTTCGACGGAACGTCGATATGACGTACGTGGTCATGGACAACCGGATTTACGGCCTGACGAAAGGACAGGCGTCCCCGACCTCGCGCTCGGACTTCGAGACGTCGACGACTCCCGAGGGGCCGAAGCAACCTCCGGTCAATCCGCTCGCGCTTGCACTCGCA is part of the Natrarchaeobius halalkaliphilus genome and harbors:
- a CDS encoding FAD-dependent oxidoreductase translates to MEGTPVTVESVADVGPDTIAIELETPEEFAAAPGQFVLLRAAPTGEEISRHYTLSSPSVTDSFEITVGIDPDGDLSPWLADLDGGETVHLEGPFGTITYERDEDVVAVAGGPGVGPAISIAEAAREASHAAVVIYQDDEPAHLDRLEALADDGASVLVLEEDADGDLADALEAHLEEGRLYAFGFDDFVTFVADVIDGAGGDADDALIENFG
- a CDS encoding 2-oxoacid:acceptor oxidoreductase subunit alpha, which gives rise to MAEDLNWAIGGEAGDGIDSTGKIFAQALSRAGRHVFTSKDFASRIRGGYTAYKIRTSVDDVQSVVDRLDILVALTQRTIDENLDELHEGSAVIYDGERSWEADVPDEVTAVDVPLKSLAEDAGGAIMRNVVALGAACEITGFDVGYLDESLEKRFGGKGSKIVENNKDAARLGQEYVQENYDLSHLGYDLETTDNDYVLLNGDEAIGMGALAAGCRFYAGYPITPATNVMEYLTGRIEEYGGHVVQAEDELSAINMALGGARAGARSMTATSGPGIDLMTETFGLVATSETPLVIVDVMRSGPSTGMPTKQEQGDLNMTLYGGHGEIPRFVVAPTTIAECFWKTVEAFNYAEKYQTPVYVVSDLALAVTEQTFPPEAFDMDEVEIDRGKLVDEDEVDEWLDAQDRFRAHAVTDDGISPRAIPGTTDGAHMSTGLEHDELGRRTEDEGERVRQVDKRNRKVETAKNEENWDYREFGDPDADNLVISWGSNEGALVEALDYLEEDGIDVRVISVPYIFPRPDLTGEIEAADETIVVECNATGQFADVIEHDVLTRVKRINKYTGVRFKADELATEITDKLSEEVPAQ
- a CDS encoding 2-oxoacid:ferredoxin oxidoreductase subunit beta, encoding MSSDVRFTDFKSDKQPTWCPGCGDFGTMNGMMKGLAETGNDPDNTFVVAGIGCSGKIGTYMHSYALHGVHGRALPVGTGVKMARPDLEVMVAGGDGDGYSIGAGHFVHAVRRNVDMTYVVMDNRIYGLTKGQASPTSRSDFETSTTPEGPKQPPVNPLALALASGASFIAQSFSSDALRHQEIIQEAIEHDGFGFVNVFSPCVTFNDVDTYDYFRDSLADLEEEGHDPTDYEAAKEVILDGEKEYQGVMYQDENSVPYHEQHGVTEDMSDIPDGAPEDAMDLVREFY
- the phoU gene encoding phosphate signaling complex protein PhoU, whose translation is MARQSYQDKLAELREDILYMSEVVLERLRMGLDALEQKDDDLANEVITGDGEINRMYLDLEQDCIDLLALQQPVASDLRFIAASFKIITDLERIGDLAVNLGEYTLEAERDLFPDVDVQAMGEMTLEMVSEAMSAYEREDVDACRRLAVDDDDVDNFAERASSIVVRDLIERELDSPDEVELILQDVSRLLLTIRDLERVGDHAVNIAARTLYMVENDDELIY